Proteins encoded together in one Penaeus vannamei isolate JL-2024 chromosome 11, ASM4276789v1, whole genome shotgun sequence window:
- the LOC113816173 gene encoding WD repeat-containing protein 70 — MNKGKISFGKIGLSLGKPKEPEQSSPEEPSNKEEKNEARGGFGSFGKFQHQKEQEKPNEDEMAAMMGFSGFGKKAKEFDIDTLVEETRKSAIDRNKTNIEKLLTQNAAKPDSSPSTKAKTAESAVTEDDEDDDFVGPPLPPEMSIDKSGSAPAEDVDDDEEQRRHMPISHELVLEHGTKTVSGLAVDPSGSRLVSGGLDYDVRYWDFQGMDQSREAFRSFCPADGYPVNSVEYSCTGDKVLVVSGSQQAKVYDRDGIELFECVKGDMYLHDMAKTKGHIAGLTCGTWHPKDKEEFLTAARDGTCRIWHTSSPHCQRHVIKARASNGLKTQPTTCAYSRDGILVACACDDGSIQMWDHRKTFVNVSINVRNAHDRGSETSRLVFSYDNKGFATRGGDDTLKLWDIRKTKQAVHVATGLFNRFSMTDCVFSPSDQLVVTGTSLNKGESSGKLLMYNRNTWDIVKELEVGPSHVVKIVWHPRLNQLMVGCGDGKVRLLYDPKTSHNGAVLVAGKHKKRSKQAEVVVSQQIITPHALPMFREERHKSTRKLEERDRKDPVRSQQPDLPVGKAGSGGRVSAGGSTLSSYIIRNMGLRRKVQEEGDPREALLKYAKDAAENPYWVTPAYAKNQPNPIFQEAQEQDNKDSEEEEPATKKMKSV, encoded by the exons ATGAATAAAGGCAAGATATCATTTGGAAAAATAGGCTTAAGCCTAGGAAAGCCAAAAGAGCCAGAGCAGTCTTCACCAGAAGAACCGAgtaataaggaggagaaaaacgAAGCAAGAGGAGGTTTTGGTTCATTTGGAAAGTTTCAGCATCAGAAGGAACAGGAAAAGCCGAATGAAG atGAGATGGCAGCAATGATGGGATTTTCTGGTTTTGGCAAGAAAGCAAAGGAGTTTGATATCGACACATTAGTAGAAGAAACACGGAAGTCTGCAATTGATAGAAATAAAACTAATATAG AAAAATTGCTAACACAAAATGCAGCAAAACCCGACAGCTCTCCATCTACAAAAGCAAAGACTGCAGAATCAGCTGTAACagaagacgatgaagatgatgactttgtgggacctcctcttcccccagaAATGAGTATTGATAAATCCGGCAGTGCACCTGCTGAagatgtggatgatgatgaggaacagAGGCGCCACATGCCAATCTCACATGAGTTGGTCCTTGAGCATGGAACCAAAACAGTCTCTGGCCTAGCAGTGGATCCCTCAGGCTCTAGGCTGGTTAGTGGAGGCTTGGATTATGATGTTCGCTACTGGGATTTTCAGGGTATGGACCAGTCACGTGAAGCATTTAGATCATTCTGCCCAGCTGATGGTTACCCAGTTAATAGTGTTGAGTATAGCTGTACAGGTGATAAAGTTCTGGTTGTATCAGGGTCTCAGCAAGCTAAAGTATATGACCGTGATGGAATAGAGTTATTTGAGTGTGTTAAAGgagatatgtatttacatgacATGGCAAAGACAAAGGGGCACATAGCAGGCCTTACCTGTGGAACTTGGCATCCCAAAGACAAGGAGGAATTTCTGACAGCAGCAAGGGATGGGACTTGTCGTATTTGGCACACAAGCAGTCCACATTGTCAAAGACATGTCATCAAAGCAAGAGCTTCCAATGGTCTGAAAACACAGCCCACCACTTGTGCTTATAGCCGTGATGGGATATTGGTAGCTTGTGCTTGTGATGATGGATCAATACAGATGTGGGATCATCGAAAGACTTTTGTAAATGTAAGTATTAATGTTAGAAATGCTCATGATAGGGGAAGTGAAACCTCAAGGTTGGTATTTTCATATGACAACAAAGGTTTTGCAACAAGGGGAGGTGATGACACTCTGAAGCTATGGGATATTCGTAAAACAAAACAAGCTGTGCATGTAGCAACTGGGCTCTTTAACAGATTCAGTATGACAGATTGTGTATTCAGCCCCAGTGATCAGCTAGTTGTAACAGGGACATCACTTAATAAGGGAGAATCTTCAGGGAAACTGTTAATGTACAATCGTAATACATGGGACATTGTTAAAGAGCTGGAAGTGGGTCCTAGTCATGTAGTTAAAATAGTTTGGCATCCAAGACTGAATCAACTCATGGTTGGTTGTGGTGACGGAAAAGTACGCTTATTATATGATCCTAAGACTTCTCATAATGGAGCAGTACTAGTAGCTGGCAAACACAAAAAACGATCAAAGCAAGCTGAAGTTGTAGTATCACAACAGATCATAACCCCACATGCCCTCCCCATGTTCCGTGAAGAGAGACACAAGTCCACAAGGAAACTGGAGGAGCGGGACAGAAAAGATCCAGTGAGGTCTCAGCAGCCAGATCTTCCTGTGGGCAAAGCAGGCTCAGGAGGGCGAGTGTCTGCAGGAGGATCTACCCTGTCTTCATACATCATCCGTAATATGGGTCTTCGCAGGAAAGTTCAAGAAGAAGGTGACCCAAGGGAAGCACTTCTAAAATATGCAAAAGATGCAGCCGAAAATCCTTACTGGGTTACTCCTGCGTATGCAAAAAATCAGCCAAATCCAATTTTCCAAGAAGCACAAGAGCAAGATAACAAAGATTCCGAGGAGGAAGAACCTGCCACCAAGAAAATGAAATCTGTTTGA
- the cm gene encoding AP-3 complex subunit mu-1, whose translation MIHSLFIVNSSGDVFMEKHWKSVIPRSICDYFFDAQRKANNNEDIPPVITTPHHYLISVLRSNLFFIAVCMTEVPPLFVIEFLHRVVDTFEDYFGECTESIIKEHYVVVYELLDEMLDNGFPLATESNILKELIKPPNILRTIANTVTGKSNVSATLPTGQLSNVPWRRSGVKYTNNEAYFDVTEEVDAIIDKSGATVTAEIQGHIDCCVKLSGMPDLTLSFVNPRLFDDVSFHPCVRLKRWESERVLSFIPPDGNSRLLSYHIGSQSVVAIPVYIRHNISFRDVGGGRLDVTVGPKQTMGRTVEGVTLEVPMPKCVLNCNLVVTQGKYSFDPVSKVLRWDLGRIDPTKLPNIRGNISIQSGSPPPESNPTINVQFTITQLAVSGLKVNRLDIYGEKYKPFKGVKYITRAGRFQVRT comes from the exons ATGATACACAGTCTGTTCATCGTGAATTCCTCTGG GGATGTTTTTATGGAAAAACATTGGAAAAGTGTTATACCAAGATCTATATGCGATTACTTCTTTGATGCCCAGAGGAAAGCCAACAACAATGAAGACATTCCACCAGTCATTACCACTCCACATCATTACCTCATCAGTGTGTTGCGCAGCAATCTTTTCTTCATTGCAGTTTGTATGACAGAAG TTCCTCCTTTGTTTGTGATTGAGTTCCTTCACCGTGTGGTTGATACTTTTGAAGATTATTTTGGAGAATGTACAGAGTCCATTATCAAGGAACATTATGTGGTAGTCTATGAG CTCCTAGATGAGATGCTGGATAATGGATTCCCTCTTGCAACAGAAAGCAACATCTTAAAAGAGCTTATCAAACCCCCCAACATTCTACGCACCATTGCTAATACAGTAACTGGAAAATCAAA TGTAAGTGCAACTTTACCAACTGGGCAGCTGAGCAATGTCCCATGGCGACGGTCAGGagtcaaatatacaaataatgaaGCCTACTTCGATGTGACTGAAGAAGTGGACGCCATCATAGACAAGTCTGGGGCTACAGTCACTGCTGAAATCCAAGGCCAT attgaCTGCTGCGTCAAATTGTCAGGGATGCCAGATCTTACTCTGTCATTTGTAAACCCACGCCTCTTTGATGATGTTTCGTTTCATCCATGTGTCAGGCTTAAGCGTTGGGAG TCTGAGCGAGTGCTGTCATTTATTCCTCCTGATGGGAACTCTAGACTCCTGTCATACCACATTGGTTCACAGTCGGTAGTAGCCATTCCAGTATACATTCGGCACAATATTTCCTTCCGTGATGTAGGTGGAGGAAGATTGGATGTCACTGTAGGACCCAAACAAACGATGGGGCGAACA GTTGAAGGGGTAACCCTTGAAGTTCCAATGCCAAAGTGTGTTCTGAACTGCAACCTGGTTGTGACTCAGGGAAAGTACTCATTCGACCCTGTGTCCAAGGTGCTGCGGTGGGACTTGGGCCGCATTGATCCCACAAAACTGCCTAATATAAGGGGGAAT ATCAGCATACAGAGTGGGTCCCCTCCACCAGAGAGTAATCCTACCATAAAT GTGCAATTCACAATCACTCAACTGGCTGTCTCTGGTCTGAAGGTCAACCGTCTTGACATTTATGGAGAAAAGTACAAGCCATTCAAAGGTGTTAAATACATAACCAGGGCTGGCCGCTTCCAGGTTCGCACATAA